From Dictyoglomus sp., one genomic window encodes:
- a CDS encoding PEGA domain-containing protein, giving the protein MKRLIFTLIILTFLTSFSFSQQISIQERPASPSWEKIIIVPNPETKLQLDLWLNKPEGSVYRIGEELKIFVRANDDVYLYIFDLTPDGDFKLIFPNMYSGNNFIRKDQTYTFPDKPVYSFKVSPPVGKEFIIGIISKKPLNLFPGRKLESLKPFESLEKNIEKALKNIEKVLIEEKKETWAQKVTYFYVQEVITQGRVKINSNPSRAQVYINNDYKGNTPLTLTLSEGSYRVLVRLEGYRDYETNIIVEGNREKEYTFNLSPRYGDLTILSTPSGASIYLDGVYRGRTPLTLKNLLVKTYELKLTYPGYQDKIERVEVKEGTEIRINLSLLPTFGSLSIYSNPSGAEVYLNGVHRGITPLTISNLSPGTYQIQLRKSGYKDLLSSVVVTSGTTSSYNFNLTPLLGMINVFSNPSGAEVYIDRVYRGKTPLSLSDVPSGTYDIRVVLSGYEEYFERISLSPGETKQITANLKPLYGEVLIDSKPQGAKVYINGKYQGNTPINLNLFEGKYNLTLSLSGYYEVNTELNVKSKEKSSYVFVLSPIEVPYIYSLSFTKGIAEGNLIITRLENSIFSKEDGVFNLTVLPSGILETKVPLSRFKKIFLRVNFSISSDSKGIINPIFEITLNGRSITLPFAVESREYITVKWDITSYWLQDKENTLSFYVSKGVEGSLKIKEIFIEGK; this is encoded by the coding sequence ATGAAGAGATTAATATTTACATTGATAATTCTTACTTTTTTAACATCTTTCTCTTTTTCTCAACAAATATCAATTCAGGAAAGACCAGCTTCTCCCTCTTGGGAAAAGATAATTATAGTCCCCAATCCAGAAACAAAATTACAATTGGATTTATGGCTGAATAAGCCAGAAGGAAGTGTATATAGAATAGGGGAAGAGTTGAAAATATTTGTAAGAGCAAATGATGATGTATATCTATACATATTTGATTTAACTCCTGATGGAGATTTTAAACTGATTTTCCCAAATATGTATTCTGGAAATAATTTTATAAGAAAAGATCAAACTTATACCTTTCCTGATAAACCTGTGTATAGCTTTAAAGTGAGTCCCCCAGTAGGTAAGGAGTTTATCATAGGAATAATTTCTAAAAAACCATTAAATTTATTCCCTGGAAGAAAATTAGAGTCTTTAAAGCCTTTTGAATCCTTGGAGAAAAATATTGAAAAGGCTCTTAAGAATATAGAGAAGGTATTGATTGAAGAAAAAAAGGAAACTTGGGCTCAAAAGGTAACATATTTTTATGTACAAGAAGTAATAACTCAGGGAAGGGTAAAGATAAATTCAAATCCCTCAAGGGCACAAGTATATATTAACAATGACTATAAAGGAAATACACCTTTAACTTTAACTCTTTCCGAAGGAAGTTATAGGGTTCTTGTTAGATTAGAGGGATATAGAGATTATGAAACTAATATTATTGTAGAGGGAAATAGAGAAAAAGAATATACTTTTAATCTTTCTCCAAGATATGGAGATTTAACTATATTATCTACTCCTTCAGGAGCCTCCATTTATCTCGATGGAGTATATAGGGGAAGAACTCCTTTAACTCTTAAAAATCTTCTGGTAAAAACCTATGAATTGAAACTTACTTATCCAGGATATCAGGATAAAATAGAAAGGGTTGAGGTTAAAGAAGGAACTGAAATAAGAATAAATTTATCTTTACTTCCTACCTTTGGAAGTCTAAGCATATATTCTAATCCTTCAGGAGCAGAGGTATACCTTAACGGTGTTCATAGAGGAATTACTCCTTTAACTATTTCTAATCTTTCTCCGGGCACATATCAAATTCAATTGAGAAAAAGTGGATATAAAGATCTTTTAAGCTCTGTAGTTGTAACCTCAGGAACTACATCTTCATATAATTTTAACCTTACTCCTCTCCTGGGAATGATAAATGTATTTTCTAACCCATCAGGTGCTGAAGTTTATATCGATAGAGTTTATAGAGGAAAAACTCCTCTTTCTCTTTCTGATGTTCCTTCAGGAACTTATGATATTAGAGTAGTTCTTTCAGGCTATGAGGAATATTTTGAAAGAATTTCTCTCTCTCCAGGAGAAACAAAACAAATTACTGCAAATCTCAAACCTTTATATGGAGAAGTTTTAATTGATTCAAAACCCCAAGGAGCAAAGGTTTATATAAATGGAAAATATCAAGGAAATACGCCTATTAATCTTAATCTTTTTGAGGGAAAATATAATTTAACTCTAAGTCTTTCTGGATATTATGAGGTGAATACAGAATTAAATGTTAAAAGTAAAGAAAAAAGTAGCTATGTATTTGTCCTCTCTCCTATAGAAGTACCCTATATCTACTCTCTTAGCTTTACGAAGGGTATTGCAGAAGGAAACTTAATAATAACAAGATTAGAAAATTCTATATTTAGCAAAGAAGATGGAGTTTTTAATTTGACAGTTCTTCCCTCGGGTATTTTAGAAACAAAAGTTCCCCTTTCAAGATTTAAGAAAATCTTTTTAAGGGTTAATTTCTCTATTTCTTCTGATAGCAAGGGAATTATAAATCCCATATTCGAAATAACTCTTAATGGAAGATCTATAACACTACCCTTTGCCGTTGAAAGTAGAGAATATATAACAGTAAAGTGGGATATAACTTCTTATTGGCTACAAGATAAGGAAAACACTTTAAGTTTTTATGTGAGTAAAGGGGTAGAAGGTAGTTTAAAAATAAAAGAGATTTTCATAGAAGGAAAATAG
- a CDS encoding protease modulator HflC: MKYIIPIAILLILVFIFITSTFVVDVTKQAIVMEFGKPIRVIKEPGLYFKKPFIQEVVYFEKRILEYDSEPTFVVTKDKKSMILDSFALFRISDPLLFLKTVRDEAGAQARLDDIIYSEMRRVVGQYDFDDIVSGRREEVFEEVTKASQVKAKELGIEINTVRMKRVTVPQENLMKIYDSMIAERQRQASLYRAEGQREAQRIKSEAEKKKVIILASAYRRAQELKGEGESEAGRILQSALSANPEFYQFLRTLEVYKKALPGNVLIITPESEIFKYLKGK; this comes from the coding sequence ATGAAATATATAATTCCTATAGCAATATTATTAATTCTTGTTTTTATTTTTATTACATCTACTTTTGTTGTAGATGTAACAAAACAAGCTATAGTAATGGAATTTGGAAAGCCTATAAGAGTTATAAAAGAACCTGGATTGTATTTTAAAAAGCCCTTTATTCAGGAAGTGGTATATTTTGAGAAAAGAATATTAGAATATGATTCAGAACCTACTTTTGTGGTCACCAAAGATAAAAAATCTATGATTTTGGATTCCTTTGCTCTTTTTAGAATTTCAGATCCTCTTTTATTTCTCAAAACTGTAAGAGACGAAGCTGGAGCTCAAGCAAGATTAGATGATATCATTTACAGCGAAATGAGAAGAGTTGTAGGACAATATGATTTTGATGATATTGTCTCTGGTAGGAGAGAAGAGGTATTCGAAGAAGTGACAAAGGCATCTCAAGTGAAAGCAAAGGAGTTAGGGATTGAGATAAATACTGTTAGAATGAAGAGGGTTACAGTTCCTCAAGAAAATTTAATGAAAATTTATGATTCAATGATAGCGGAAAGACAGAGACAAGCATCTTTATATAGAGCAGAAGGACAAAGAGAGGCTCAAAGAATAAAATCAGAGGCTGAGAAGAAAAAAGTTATTATTTTGGCGTCTGCATATAGAAGAGCACAAGAGTTAAAAGGAGAAGGAGAGTCAGAGGCAGGAAGAATTTTACAATCTGCTCTTTCTGCAAATCCAGAATTTTACCAATTTTTGCGGACATTAGAGGTTTATAAAAAAGCTCTTCCTGGAAATGTTCTTATTATAACTCCAGAGTCTGAGATATTTAAATATTTAAAAGGAAAATAA
- a CDS encoding CDP-alcohol phosphatidyltransferase family protein codes for MTYIKLLADSLTLSRFLIGFWIAFIGLSHGKNGLPSAILWLIFAWFTDILDGFFARKSKVNYQTWIGAHDLYADMMVSFGVLLYLTFSRFISVFISILFLIITFLGLWAFPSEQLAQGLEAVPYGMMIYIAFRNLFNYGILIVTYLIFLIVITWPRFPKEKIPEFLNGMKNLKWRGRIK; via the coding sequence ATGACTTATATAAAACTCTTAGCAGATTCACTTACTTTATCAAGATTTCTTATAGGTTTTTGGATAGCTTTTATAGGTTTATCTCACGGGAAAAATGGTCTTCCCTCTGCAATACTTTGGCTTATTTTTGCATGGTTTACTGACATATTAGATGGATTTTTCGCAAGAAAATCTAAGGTAAATTATCAAACATGGATAGGAGCCCATGATTTATACGCAGATATGATGGTATCTTTTGGAGTTCTTCTTTATCTTACCTTCAGTAGATTTATATCTGTTTTTATCTCAATTCTTTTTTTGATAATAACCTTTTTAGGACTTTGGGCCTTTCCCTCGGAACAACTAGCTCAAGGACTTGAAGCAGTTCCTTATGGGATGATGATTTATATAGCGTTTAGAAATCTCTTTAATTATGGAATCCTTATTGTTACTTATCTTATTTTTCTAATTGTTATAACGTGGCCTAGATTTCCAAAAGAGAAAATACCTGAATTTTTAAATGGAATGAAAAATTTAAAATGGAGAGGAAGAATTAAATAA
- a CDS encoding NFACT family protein, whose product MNLKLNFDLLTLEILYEELYDRVKNSLVEKIYQIGNTELFFHIYSPREGKLILSLSVHPQLYRIQLTRKEFPYPLNPPPFVMFLRKHLEGARILDWHIIPQERIVEFIFQRFDESRKKLIVELMGKYSNIILTSENNIILDAIKHVSSEKSRYREVLPGEVYLYPPKIEKFSLLDIEEETVEKFLNKEKPVKEVLIKDILYINPLLAEEITRDIKEGTYASLEIEDREKLKKEIFKIKDKILKRKFQFLVYFVENKPYTFSLFSLEIFENLKRKEFKNLTETIDYIYSYSLESFLIDQLKKKLQDIIKSNLEKVLEKKEEFLQKIKEGESAEVLKIKGDLLLFYQKEIKKGTEKIILPNPYNENKELIEIELDPSLSPVDNAQRYFKKYKKLKKGIEILREQLKRIEEEIYYLNSLEISLENTNSFFELQEIEEELINEGYIKKKKEREKRKKKSEPYKFILEGYEIYVGKNNKQNDYVTFSIAGPEDLWFHARGIPGAHVVLKLKSKEEIPFEIIEKTAELAGYFSKGKNSNYVAIDYTKRKYVQKPKEGKPGFVIYKNEKTIFVKPEKALDIISQLV is encoded by the coding sequence ATGAATTTAAAGCTAAATTTTGATCTTTTAACTTTGGAAATTTTATATGAGGAACTTTATGATAGAGTTAAAAATTCTTTAGTAGAAAAAATCTATCAAATAGGAAATACAGAGCTTTTTTTTCATATATATTCTCCAAGGGAGGGAAAATTAATTCTCTCCCTTTCAGTTCATCCTCAATTATATAGAATACAGTTAACTAGAAAAGAATTTCCCTATCCTTTGAATCCTCCTCCCTTTGTTATGTTTCTTAGGAAGCATTTGGAGGGGGCGAGAATTCTAGATTGGCATATTATTCCTCAAGAGAGAATAGTAGAATTTATATTTCAGAGATTTGATGAATCAAGAAAAAAACTTATTGTGGAACTTATGGGGAAATATAGTAATATAATTCTTACAAGTGAAAATAATATTATTTTAGATGCTATAAAACATGTAAGTTCTGAAAAAAGCAGATATAGAGAAGTGTTGCCGGGAGAAGTATATCTATATCCTCCAAAAATAGAAAAGTTTTCTCTTTTAGATATAGAAGAAGAAACTGTAGAAAAATTCTTAAATAAGGAAAAACCAGTTAAAGAGGTGCTTATAAAGGATATCTTATATATTAATCCATTGTTGGCGGAAGAAATAACAAGAGATATTAAAGAAGGGACCTATGCTTCTTTAGAAATTGAGGATAGAGAAAAACTAAAGAAAGAAATCTTTAAAATAAAAGATAAAATCTTAAAAAGAAAGTTTCAGTTTTTAGTATATTTTGTAGAAAACAAACCCTATACCTTTTCTCTTTTTTCTTTAGAAATATTTGAAAATCTTAAGAGAAAGGAATTCAAGAATCTTACTGAAACAATAGATTATATCTACTCTTATTCCTTAGAAAGTTTCCTTATAGATCAACTTAAAAAGAAACTGCAAGATATTATAAAGAGTAACTTAGAGAAGGTTCTTGAGAAAAAAGAAGAATTTTTACAAAAGATAAAAGAAGGTGAATCAGCAGAAGTTTTGAAAATAAAAGGAGATCTACTACTTTTTTATCAGAAGGAAATTAAAAAGGGAACAGAAAAAATAATCCTTCCTAATCCTTATAACGAAAACAAAGAACTTATAGAGATAGAATTAGACCCCTCTTTATCTCCTGTGGATAATGCTCAAAGATATTTTAAGAAATACAAAAAACTAAAAAAGGGAATTGAAATACTAAGGGAACAGTTGAAGAGAATAGAAGAAGAAATATATTATCTAAATTCCTTGGAGATATCCCTAGAAAATACTAATAGTTTCTTTGAACTTCAGGAAATAGAAGAAGAATTAATTAATGAAGGATATATTAAAAAGAAGAAAGAAAGAGAGAAAAGAAAGAAAAAGTCAGAACCATATAAGTTCATTTTAGAAGGATATGAAATATATGTGGGAAAGAATAATAAACAAAATGACTACGTTACTTTCAGTATTGCAGGCCCAGAAGATTTATGGTTTCATGCAAGGGGTATACCAGGAGCCCATGTAGTTCTAAAATTGAAATCAAAAGAAGAAATACCTTTTGAAATCATAGAGAAAACTGCAGAACTAGCAGGATATTTCAGTAAAGGGAAAAATTCGAACTATGTTGCCATTGATTATACGAAAAGAAAATACGTACAAAAACCAAAAGAAGGAAAACCTGGATTTGTAATATATAAAAATGAGAAAACAATTTTTGTAAAGCCGGAAAAAGCATTAGATATTATTTCTCAATTGGTTTAA
- the dnaA gene encoding chromosomal replication initiator protein DnaA has translation MEDWKIAWEKALDIISLEISRPGFETWIKTLKPLGIKGEKFILQTPNRFSKEWLQDHYVELIEEALRKTSQKEWKIELFAEDNEEERPQKGISEEVLYHLNLNPKYTFDTFVVGDSNRFAHAAALAVSQNPGKAYNPLFIYGGVGLGKTHLIHAIGHYIREKFPQLKVIYSSMEKFTVELIDAIKEDGMSKFRSRYRNIDILLIDDIQFLAGKERTQEEFFYTFNALYEAGKQIVITSDRIPKEIPTLEDRLRSRFEWGLMADIQPPDLETRIAILKKKAEAEKVTVPDEVIEFIAEQIQSNIRELEGALIRTVAFASLNNMPIDLSLVKTVLKDILQPPNITPISIQSIIQEVANYFHITPDQIVGKGRTQEIALPRQIAMYLARTLTDISLPKIGEEFGGRDHTTVLHAYEKIQELYQTDLTIKKIIQDIQNRLRNST, from the coding sequence ATGGAAGACTGGAAAATTGCTTGGGAAAAGGCATTAGATATTATTTCTTTGGAAATAAGTAGGCCTGGATTTGAAACATGGATAAAGACTTTAAAACCCTTAGGAATTAAAGGAGAAAAGTTTATTCTTCAAACTCCTAATAGATTTTCCAAAGAGTGGCTTCAAGATCATTATGTGGAACTAATTGAAGAAGCATTAAGAAAAACTTCTCAAAAAGAATGGAAAATTGAATTATTCGCGGAAGATAATGAGGAAGAACGTCCTCAAAAAGGAATTTCAGAAGAGGTCTTGTACCATCTTAATCTAAATCCTAAATATACCTTTGATACTTTTGTAGTGGGAGATAGCAATAGATTTGCTCATGCAGCAGCGTTAGCAGTAAGTCAAAATCCTGGAAAAGCCTATAATCCTCTCTTTATATATGGAGGAGTAGGACTAGGAAAAACTCATCTTATCCATGCCATAGGCCATTATATCAGAGAAAAATTCCCTCAATTAAAAGTAATATATTCATCTATGGAAAAATTTACTGTAGAGCTAATTGATGCCATAAAGGAAGATGGAATGAGTAAGTTCCGATCAAGATATAGGAATATAGATATTTTGTTAATTGATGATATTCAATTCTTAGCAGGGAAAGAAAGAACTCAGGAAGAATTCTTCTATACCTTCAATGCTCTATATGAGGCAGGAAAGCAAATTGTTATAACCAGCGATAGAATACCAAAGGAAATTCCGACCTTAGAGGACAGATTAAGATCAAGATTTGAGTGGGGACTTATGGCAGATATTCAACCCCCAGATTTGGAGACAAGAATTGCTATTTTAAAGAAAAAAGCAGAAGCAGAAAAAGTTACAGTTCCCGATGAAGTCATAGAATTCATTGCAGAACAGATTCAGTCAAACATAAGAGAACTTGAGGGAGCACTGATAAGAACTGTGGCTTTTGCTTCTTTGAACAATATGCCTATTGATCTCTCCCTTGTAAAGACTGTTTTAAAAGACATTTTACAACCACCAAATATAACTCCAATAAGCATTCAAAGTATTATTCAAGAAGTTGCTAATTACTTCCATATTACTCCTGATCAAATTGTAGGAAAGGGAAGAACTCAGGAAATAGCATTACCTCGTCAAATTGCCATGTATCTAGCAAGAACTCTTACCGATATTTCCCTTCCTAAAATTGGAGAAGAATTTGGAGGAAGAGATCATACTACTGTTCTTCACGCTTACGAGAAAATTCAAGAATTATATCAAACAGATCTTACTATAAAAAAGATAATTCAGGATATACAAAATAGATTAAGAAACTCTACATAA
- a CDS encoding aldo/keto reductase family protein has translation MEYRKLGKAGIKVSEISLGAWLTYGESVDFEVTKKCIYIAIENGINFFDLADVYAKGEAERVVGKILKDFRRQDLVISSKVYWPMSDNVNDRGLSRKHIMESIEGSLKRLGTDYLDIYFCHRFDPETPLEEVVRAMDDLVHQGKILYWGTSLWTAAQIERAVGICEKLNCYKPQVEQPRYNMLDRHIEQEIIPTCSMYGIGITVFSPLAQGVLTGKYNEGIPSKTRAEWSEWIRRDLTEENINKVRKLTELAKDIGITMSQLALAWILRKPEISSVITGASKPEQILENVKASGIKLSEEVLKKIDNILLET, from the coding sequence ATGGAGTACAGAAAATTAGGAAAAGCGGGAATTAAGGTTAGCGAAATCTCTTTAGGAGCATGGTTAACTTATGGGGAATCTGTAGATTTTGAAGTTACTAAAAAATGTATATATATTGCAATTGAAAATGGGATAAATTTTTTCGATCTTGCAGATGTTTATGCCAAAGGGGAAGCTGAAAGGGTTGTAGGAAAAATTTTAAAAGATTTTAGAAGACAGGATTTAGTTATATCAAGTAAAGTATATTGGCCTATGAGCGATAATGTAAATGACAGAGGGTTAAGTAGAAAACATATTATGGAATCCATAGAGGGTTCCTTGAAAAGATTAGGTACTGATTACTTAGATATCTATTTTTGTCATAGGTTTGACCCAGAAACTCCATTGGAAGAGGTAGTAAGAGCAATGGACGATTTAGTACATCAAGGAAAGATTCTTTATTGGGGAACTAGCCTATGGACTGCAGCCCAGATTGAAAGAGCTGTAGGAATATGCGAAAAACTAAATTGCTATAAGCCTCAAGTAGAACAGCCAAGATATAATATGTTGGATAGACATATTGAACAAGAGATTATACCTACTTGTAGTATGTATGGAATAGGGATAACTGTATTCAGTCCTTTAGCTCAAGGAGTATTAACAGGAAAATATAATGAGGGAATACCCAGCAAAACAAGAGCAGAGTGGAGTGAATGGATTCGAAGAGATCTAACAGAAGAAAATATAAATAAAGTAAGAAAACTTACAGAACTTGCAAAGGATATAGGAATAACAATGTCCCAACTTGCCCTTGCCTGGATATTAAGAAAACCAGAAATAAGTAGTGTTATTACAGGAGCTAGTAAACCCGAACAAATTTTAGAAAACGTAAAAGCATCAGGAATTAAATTGAGCGAAGAGGTTTTAAAGAAAATTGATAATATTCTCTTAGAAACTTAA
- a CDS encoding RluA family pseudouridine synthase, with translation MHQRQVIKIKEPVEDRLDKYLAQILPLTRSQIQKLIKDGNIKVNGKPAKGSQRVKIGDEIEIEIPPPESTDLIPEDIKLDIIYEDEDLLIVNKPRGMVVHPACGHYSGTLVNALLHHVGSLSQIGGKIRPGIIHRLDKDTTGLILIAKNDFTHLALSEQLKNRTLKRIYWALVEGEVPWEEKRVELPIGRHPVYRKKMAVVSSGKSAISYFKVLERFKGYTLLCVNLETGRTHQIRVHLSYLGIPVVGDAIYGKKDKKFGVSGQLLHAKEIVFFHPRKREYMSFSSDLPSDFKEVLNQLRNNI, from the coding sequence ATGCATCAAAGACAAGTTATAAAAATAAAAGAGCCTGTAGAAGATAGGCTTGATAAATATTTAGCTCAGATATTACCCCTTACGCGTTCTCAAATCCAAAAGCTTATAAAAGATGGAAATATAAAAGTAAATGGAAAACCTGCAAAAGGAAGTCAAAGAGTAAAAATAGGAGATGAGATTGAGATAGAAATACCACCTCCAGAATCTACTGATTTAATCCCAGAAGATATAAAATTAGATATTATTTATGAAGATGAAGATCTCTTAATAGTGAATAAGCCAAGGGGTATGGTAGTCCATCCTGCTTGTGGTCACTATTCTGGAACATTAGTTAATGCATTGTTACATCACGTAGGTAGTCTTTCTCAGATCGGAGGAAAAATAAGACCTGGGATTATTCATAGATTGGATAAAGATACTACAGGACTTATTTTAATTGCTAAAAATGATTTTACCCATTTGGCTCTTTCGGAACAATTAAAAAACAGAACATTAAAAAGAATATATTGGGCTTTAGTGGAAGGAGAAGTTCCATGGGAGGAAAAAAGAGTAGAATTACCCATTGGAAGACATCCTGTATATAGAAAAAAAATGGCGGTAGTGTCTTCGGGAAAATCTGCAATAAGCTATTTTAAAGTGTTAGAAAGATTCAAAGGCTATACTCTTCTTTGTGTAAATCTTGAAACGGGAAGAACTCATCAGATTAGAGTACATCTAAGTTATTTAGGGATTCCTGTGGTAGGGGATGCTATTTATGGTAAAAAAGATAAAAAATTTGGAGTATCAGGCCAGCTTCTTCACGCAAAAGAAATAGTCTTTTTTCATCCGAGAAAGAGGGAATATATGAGTTTTTCTTCAGATTTACCTTCGGATTTTAAAGAAGTATTAAACCAATTGAGAAATAATATCTAA
- the hflK gene encoding FtsH protease activity modulator HflK, whose protein sequence is MREWPNFPTFPKHQFSFQNVFSLIIIIFVILIALGSFYFVGPAEAGILKRFGKIIGVYGPGLHWKIPIIDSVHKIDIAAIRRLEIGFRTIDVGPPARYQDIKEESLLLTKDGKIVDLDFVVQYQISDPVKYLMYIRGSEKLLRDLSQASMRQVVGNFLFDEILTISKDEIQNSVKNVLQDVLSKNNFGIKIINVQLQDVVPPEPVQSAFQEVINAKSEKDKLILEAQAYYNQIVPEAEGQAAKIIAEAEAYKNEQIEKAKGDAQRFKALLERYNKTPSLMKTKLYMEALEMILPQTKIIIIDDPKGSIKIFNLPADVFTKTMTLQEGGK, encoded by the coding sequence ATGAGAGAGTGGCCTAATTTTCCAACTTTTCCCAAGCATCAATTTTCCTTTCAAAATGTATTTTCTCTTATAATAATAATCTTTGTAATATTAATCGCTCTAGGAAGTTTTTATTTTGTTGGTCCTGCTGAGGCAGGAATATTAAAGAGATTTGGAAAAATTATAGGAGTCTATGGACCAGGACTTCATTGGAAAATTCCTATTATTGATTCTGTTCATAAAATTGATATTGCAGCAATAAGGAGACTAGAAATAGGATTTAGAACTATAGATGTAGGACCCCCTGCAAGATATCAAGATATTAAGGAAGAGTCTCTTCTTCTTACAAAGGATGGAAAAATTGTAGATTTAGATTTTGTTGTCCAATATCAAATTTCAGATCCTGTAAAGTACCTTATGTATATAAGGGGATCAGAAAAACTTTTAAGAGATCTTTCTCAAGCTTCTATGCGGCAGGTGGTTGGAAATTTTCTATTTGATGAAATTCTTACAATATCTAAAGATGAGATCCAAAATAGTGTAAAAAATGTTCTTCAAGACGTTTTAAGTAAAAACAATTTTGGGATTAAAATTATAAACGTACAGCTTCAAGATGTTGTTCCTCCAGAACCTGTTCAATCTGCGTTTCAGGAAGTTATCAATGCAAAATCTGAAAAGGACAAGTTAATTCTAGAAGCTCAAGCCTATTACAATCAAATTGTTCCTGAAGCAGAAGGACAAGCTGCTAAAATTATTGCTGAGGCGGAGGCTTATAAAAATGAACAGATTGAAAAAGCAAAGGGAGATGCTCAGAGATTTAAGGCTCTTTTAGAGAGATACAATAAAACTCCCTCTCTTATGAAGACAAAATTATACATGGAAGCTTTAGAGATGATTCTACCTCAAACCAAAATAATAATTATTGATGATCCAAAGGGAAGTATAAAAATATTTAATCTTCCTGCAGATGTTTTTACAAAAACCATGACTTTGCAAGAAGGAGGAAAGTAG
- a CDS encoding RNA-binding protein: MLNWLKKLFSPPPFSPQTFDIKVKCKRCGEIISVRIRPREESNPEFGPNDEIIKYELWKDILGEKCSNLIRLHVEFEPDWKIISQEVEGGEIIKE; the protein is encoded by the coding sequence ATGTTAAATTGGCTAAAAAAACTTTTTTCTCCACCCCCCTTCTCTCCTCAGACTTTTGATATTAAAGTTAAATGCAAAAGATGCGGAGAAATTATTTCTGTAAGAATAAGACCAAGAGAAGAATCTAATCCAGAATTTGGTCCCAACGATGAAATTATAAAATATGAATTATGGAAAGATATCTTAGGAGAAAAATGTTCTAATCTTATAAGATTACACGTAGAATTTGAACCTGATTGGAAAATTATTTCCCAAGAGGTAGAAGGCGGAGAAATAATAAAAGAATAG
- a CDS encoding Crp/Fnr family transcriptional regulator yields MEGKEFLRKVPLFSELSEEDLDRLINISREKFYPKDSVIFQREEVGNFFFIICSGRVKVVIETEDGKEAILSILYPTEFFGEMSLLDGEPRSASIVALEDTRVLIIQRDEFLKLLYTHPEMSLKILKTLSLRLRKANRQIETLMFFDAPGRIARILLDIVLDKGIKTEKGIAVDLDFTRQELGSLIGVSRETATRTLKAFEEEGIITVEKNHIIVHNLEKLKKRIY; encoded by the coding sequence ATGGAGGGAAAGGAATTTCTTAGAAAAGTTCCATTATTCTCTGAACTCTCAGAAGAGGATCTAGATCGTCTTATTAATATCTCAAGAGAAAAATTTTATCCAAAGGATTCAGTAATTTTTCAAAGAGAAGAGGTTGGTAATTTCTTTTTTATTATTTGTTCTGGAAGGGTAAAGGTAGTAATAGAGACAGAAGATGGAAAAGAGGCAATTCTTTCTATTCTTTATCCCACAGAATTTTTTGGGGAAATGTCTTTATTAGATGGAGAACCAAGGTCTGCATCTATTGTTGCGCTTGAGGATACTCGAGTTTTAATAATCCAGAGGGACGAATTTTTAAAACTTCTTTATACCCATCCTGAAATGTCTTTAAAAATTTTAAAGACTCTTTCCCTTAGACTTAGAAAGGCAAATAGACAGATTGAAACTCTGATGTTTTTTGATGCGCCGGGGAGAATCGCGAGAATCCTTCTTGATATTGTTCTAGATAAAGGGATAAAAACAGAGAAGGGAATTGCAGTAGATTTAGATTTTACAAGACAAGAGCTAGGAAGTCTTATAGGTGTTTCTAGAGAAACAGCTACAAGAACCCTAAAAGCCTTTGAAGAGGAAGGAATAATAACTGTAGAAAAGAATCATATTATAGTTCATAATTTAGAAAAGCTTAAGAAAAGAATATATTAA